TACTCCGTTCGGGAGGTTGATCGCGACTAGCTCAACTCCTCAACCTTGCGCCCAGTTCCTGTTCCAGACGCCGCACGATGCGCTGGCGCATCTGAGCAGCCTCCTGATCGGTCAAAGTCCGATCGGTAGCCTGATACGTCAGACTATACGCAAGGCTCTTTTTGCCAGCCCCGATTTGCTCGCCGCGATAGACATCAAACAGGCGTACCGATTGCAACGTCTTCCCTCCCGCCGCCCAGATACAACTTTCGACCTTTTCGGCGGGGATTTCGTCATCTACGATCACAGCAATGTCCTCCAGGACAGGCGGATAGGCAGGCACAGCCTCAACCTCATAGCGCGTCGGGATGGCTGCCAACAGGACTTGCAAGTCCAGCTCTGTTGCCAGCAAGGGGGCTTCGGGAAGCTCAAAGCGCTCTTTGTGCAACGGGTGCAACTCCCCAAAGCAACCCAACCACTGTTCCCCAAGCAAGACCCGGGCGCATTTACCGGGATGGAAAGCGGGATGTTGAGCAGGTTCAAACCGCACTCCCTGCAAGTGCACCGCGCCGAACAGGCTTTCTAACACACCTTTCAAGTCATAAAAGTCCATGGTTTCCACATCTGCTCTTTGCCAACCTGCCAGAGCCCGCTGCCCACACAGAACGATCCCCAGGCGCAGGCGTTCTTCGGGCAAGAGATCGTCTCTCGCCCGCCAGTAAACAGTCCCGATCTCGAACAGCGCCAGGCGGGGCTGGTTACGGGCGTTGCGCTCGGCGGCTTCCAGCAGGCTCACCAGCAAACTCTGGCGCAGAATCGTCCGATCGGCTGAGATCGGGTTCTTCAGTCGAATGGGCTCGGCTTGTTCGGCAGGGGGTTCAAAGATGAAGGGCAGGCGACTTTCCCGCTCAGCGGAAGTCATCCGATAGGTAATCACTTCCTGCAAACCCAGATTGACCAGCAAGTCACGCACCATCTCTTCCCGCTCTCTCAGTGGGTCCGAGCGCTGAGGCGGAATTTCATCCGCCAGACGGGTAGTCGGGATGCGTTCGTAGCCATAGATGCGGGCAATTTCCTCCATCAAATCAGCAACCCCAATCACCCCTTCCCCGATGTCCAGGCGATGATCCGGTGGTTGAACAACGATCGTTTCCCCTTGCCGATCGACTTGAAACTCGAGGCGTTCAAGAAGCCCTTGTATTTCCTGAGCGCTCAAAGAAATCCCCAACTGACGCTTGACCTCCGCAGCGGTGATGGAAATTTTCGGCGCCTGATAAGGCTTTGGATAGGCATCCACCACCCCTTTCGCAACCGTGCCATCGCTCCACTGGCGCATCAACTCCAGGCAGCGCAACAAGCCGCGTTCTGCCATGGCTGGATGCACGCCGCGCGAGAAGCGATAGGCCGCTTCGGAGGGCAGATTCTGGGCGAATACGGTGCGACGGATGTTGATCATGTTCCAGGTTGCCGCTTCGAGGAGCACATTGCGGGTCGTTTCGTCCACTTCGCTTTCTGCGCCGCCCATCACTCCGGCAAGGGATAAGGGTCCGGCGCTATCGCACACCAAAACCGTGAAGTCATCCAGGGTGCGTTCGACATTATCCAGGGTAACCAATCGCTCGCCAGGACGTGCTGAGCGGGTGAGGATGACAGGTGGTTTGCCGCCAGCGCGCCTGACCAGTTTATCGTAATCAA
This portion of the Anaerolineae bacterium genome encodes:
- a CDS encoding Phenylalanyl-tRNA synthetase beta chain, whose translation is MKVPISWLKEFVEISLPLEALAHELTMAGLEVEEIRYVGLPMPQSSRQAGQRQEIKISGLEWDRDTIVVGAIYEVNPHPNADRLVLCQLDDGQTIHTVLTGAPNLFPYKGKGRLTKPIKVAYAKEGARIYDGHQPGQVLTTLKRAKIRGVESYSMACSEKELGISDDHEGIIFLDDDAPVGMPLVDYMGDAVLDIAITPNIARAASIYGVAREVAAITGQTLRPPSFSVLMNGAPIEGRVSIQIEDPDLNPRFMLGLIEGVEIRPSPYQVQRRLRLAGMRPINNIVDATNYAMLELGEPLHAFDYDKLVRRAGGKPPVILTRSARPGERLVTLDNVERTLDDFTVLVCDSAGPLSLAGVMGGAESEVDETTRNVLLEAATWNMINIRRTVFAQNLPSEAAYRFSRGVHPAMAERGLLRCLELMRQWSDGTVAKGVVDAYPKPYQAPKISITAAEVKRQLGISLSAQEIQGLLERLEFQVDRQGETIVVQPPDHRLDIGEGVIGVADLMEEIARIYGYERIPTTRLADEIPPQRSDPLREREEMVRDLLVNLGLQEVITYRMTSAERESRLPFIFEPPAEQAEPIRLKNPISADRTILRQSLLVSLLEAAERNARNQPRLALFEIGTVYWRARDDLLPEERLRLGIVLCGQRALAGWQRADVETMDFYDLKGVLESLFGAVHLQGVRFEPAQHPAFHPGKCARVLLGEQWLGCFGELHPLHKERFELPEAPLLATELDLQVLLAAIPTRYEVEAVPAYPPVLEDIAVIVDDEIPAEKVESCIWAAGGKTLQSVRLFDVYRGEQIGAGKKSLAYSLTYQATDRTLTDQEAAQMRQRIVRRLEQELGARLRS